Sequence from the Deinococcus radiotolerans genome:
GCAGCAGCTTGCGCCGGGACAGGTCGCCGGTCGCGCCGAAGATCACCAGCGTGGCGGGTTCCGGCGCGCGGTTGCGGCGCATCAGCGCGCGGAAGGGGTTCGTGCCGTCCTCGCCGGGGGCGCCCGCCGCTCGTTTCGGACTGGCCTTTTTCGGGGCGGCTTTCTTCACCTTCGGGGCGGGTTCAGCCACGCCCACCTTCTGCGCAGCGGCCTTGCGGGTCACGTTCTCCTGCACCTCGCTGGCCTTCACGCCACGGGCGCGGGTGTCCTTCGCGGGGGCGGCGCTGGCGGCCTTCTTCGCCGATGCCTTCTTGGCCGCGGGCTTCTTGGCGGCAGGTTTCTTCGCCGGTTCCTTCTTGGCACTGTCCTTTTTCGCGCCGCGGGTCATGCGTCACCCTTCACGCGCTGCTGGCCAGTCTCGCCCAGCTGTTCGGCGGCGCTCCCCTCGCCCGCGCTGGCCGTCTGGCCGATGTTCTCCGGCGCGGCCACCTTGGGGTGATCGCCGGGCGCCACCTCGGGCACCAGGCCCTCCTGGCGGGGGGATTCGATGGTCTTCACGGCGTGCCCGCCGAACGCGCGGCGCATCGCCGAGAGCATCTGCCCGGCGTAGCTGACCTCCTGCTGGCTGCGGAAGCGCATCTGCGTCGCCAGGGTGATCACGGGGGTCGGCACGCCCAGTTCTATGGAGTCGATGATCGTCCAGCGGCCCTCGCCACTGTCCGCCACGTAGTCCGAGAGCTTCTCGAACTCGGCCTTGTTCTGCAGCGCCTCGGCGGTCAGGTCGAGCAGCCAGGAACGCACGACGCTGCCGTGCCGCCACAGTTCGGCAATCTGCGCCATGTCGAGGTTGAAGTCCTGATGCGCCTTCATCAGCTCGAAGCCCTCGGCGTAGGCCTGCATCATGCCGTACTCGATGCCGTTGTGGACCATCTTCACGTAGTGCCCGCTGCCTGCCGGGCCCATGCGGCCCCAGCCGCGGTCGGCGGCGGGCGCGAGCGCCTCGAAGGCGGGACGCAGGCGCTCGACGGCTTCCTCGGCGCCGCCGATCATCATGGCGTAGCCTTCCTTGAGGCCCCACACGCCGCCGGACGTGCCGACGTCCACGAAGTGAATCCCTTTGGCCCCGAGTTCCTCGGCGCGCCGGATGCTGTCCTTGTAGTTGCTGTTGCCGCCGTCGATGATGATGTCGCCGGGCGCGAGGCGCGTGGCGAGGTCGTCGATGACGCTCTGCGTGATCTTCCCGGCGGGGACCATGACCCACACGGCGCGGCTCCCCGGCTCGCCGAGTGCGGCGATCAGGTCGTCCATGCTGCGGGCACCGCGGGCGCCCTGCCGTTCGATCTGCGCGACGCTGTCCTCGCTGCGGTCGTAGCCGGTGACCTCAATGCCCCCCTGGGTAAGGCGCAGGACCATGTTGCCGCCCATCTTGCCCAGTCCGATCATGCCTAGTTTCATGGTTGTCCTCCCGGCATGGAAGCGCTTCCGGCCCCCAGCCTCAACGTGCTGCACTATACGTCCGCACCCGCGCGGGACGTCCAGGGCAGCCCCCCCGCCTTCACGCCGCATGAAGCAACCGTCAACCCCGCCCCCACCCCGGACGCCGCGCACCTCCGTGAAAGGAGAGACCAATGCCCGCCGGACGCAGTGCTACGCTCCGGACATGACCGCACCCGCCCCCACCCCCGCAGCGGGCGACCTGCTGCCCCGCGCCGCGCGCGGCGAGCGCCTCCACCACGCCGAGATCGAGGCTCTGTACCACCAGCCTCTCCCGGACGTCGCCGCCGTCGCCCACCACCTGCGCCTCCAACGGCGCGACCCCGACACCGTCACGTTCCTGATCGACCGGAACATCAACTACACCAACATCTGCAACGTCGGCTGCAACTTCTGCGCCTTCTATCGCACCCGCCGCCAGAAGGACAGCTACACCCTCGACTACGAGCAGATCAGCCACAAGATCCGCGAACTCGAAGCCGTGGGCGGCACCCGCATCCTCCTCCAGGGCGGCGTGAACCCCGACCTGGGCCTGGACTACTACACAGGCCTGCTGCGCCACGTCAAGGCGCACCACCCCACCATCCGCATCGACGCCTTCAGCCCCGAAGAAGTCCTGTTCATGGAGAAAACCTTCGGCCTGAGTCTCGACGCGCTCCTCGACACGCTGATCGACGCGGGCCTCGACGGCCTGCCCGGCGCTGGCGGCGAGATCCTCGAAGACGACGTGCGCGCCAAGGCCGCCCCCGCCCGCATCCGCAGCGAGGACTGGTTCCGCATCATCGACGCCGCCCAGCGCAAGGGCCTGTACACTATTGCCACCATGGTCATCGGCTTCGGCGAAACCTACGCCCAGCGCGCCAGCCACCTCCTGAAAATCCGCGAGCAGCAGGACAAAGCCAACCGCGACTACGACGGCAACGGCTTCTCCGGCTTCGCCATGTGGACCCTCCAGACCGAACACACCCGCCTGCACGGTAAGGCCCCCGGCGCCACCGCGCACGAGTACCTCCAGCAGCTCGCCATCGCCCGCATCGCGCTGGACAACATCCCCAACATCCAGGCGTCCTGGCCCGCGCAGGGCTTCAAAGTCGGACAGGCCGCGCTGTACTACGGCGCGAACGATCTCGGGTCAACCATGCTCGAGGAGAACGTCGTCTCCGCCGCCGCCGGCCACGACCGCCACCAGGCAACCGTACGCGAACTGATCCGCATCGCCGTGGACGCCGGCTTCACCCCCGCCATCCGCAACAGCCGCTTCCAGATCATCGACTGGCCCGACGCGCAGGCCATCCTGAACCGCGCCCCGGAGAACCCCGAAGGCGACCGCGCCGTCGGCTCAGCAGGCTGAACCCTGGAACACAGCCGGGGCGGCTCCCCCCACATATGCAGGCCGGGGCCTAGTGGCCCGACCAGCCCGCAGAATAGGAGGGAGTGACCGCGAGACCCTGTCCCTCACTCGCCCACGCCACGCTGCTCCCGTGCGCCCGGAGGACCGCGCTGTGCCCGCCCTGGCCTTCATCTTCTGCGAAACCCGCCCCCACCCCACGACCACGCCCACCGAGTGGACCGGCGAGGCGCGCCTGCTCCTCGACCCGCCGCGCGACCTGCTGGATGCCCTGCACGCCGCCGACCTGCACGACCTCGGCCACCCCGACGACCTCAGCGTGCAGGTCAGCGCCGAGACGCTGTTCGAGGACGGCCAGATCACCGGGCGCACCACCCTGAACGCCGCGGACCTCGCCACCCTCACCGCGCACCTGCCCGACCCCCACCACGCCCGCCTGCTCGCCTGGGCGGCCTTCGCCTACGCCTTCGAAAGGCAGGGCAACGAGGCCCGGTTCATCATGTGGTTCGTGGAATAACCCCCACGGATCAGGGGCACCGCACCACAACGCGCTGAAATGTTGTGGACTGTCGCTGATGAATCGGGCCGAGCGCCGGCTCAGCGCGCTGGGCCCGCCGCACCTCAATAAAATGATCCCGCCACGCACAGGCGGGACCATCTGCAACAGCAGCTATTCAGCGCTTCACGCCGCGCCAGGAAGGTCGGTGGCCCCACCACCCGGCAGGGCGCCGTCCAGCTGCACCCGCCGGGCCATATCTTCAAGGACTTCCCCGTACAGACTCGCGCTGAGTCTGGGCAGCCACGCCAGCTCAAGCGTGATGTCCCCCAGGTCCCGGTGCACGCTCCGGTGCTGCCAGCCCGGGCCTTCAGCGTCCAGCACGAACTGCGCGGACTGCACGAGAATCCTCACGCGGCCCTCTGCCGTCCGCGTATCACTGAAGTGACGGGTGACATTCATGGCCCCAGGATACGCAGCGCCCCTGACGAGATTCATACGCCAAAGTGATGATGGGCTGACTGCCCAGCCGGTGCATGAAGCATGGAGAGTGCCCATGCTGCTCAGGCGCTCCCCATGCTCGTTCCCGCGTTACTTGATCAGAGAGATGGACGCCGTGCCGCTGTAATCCTCGCTCCAGACGGCGAGCGTGCCACCATCTGCATTCAGGGCCGCGCCCCTGACGTTCAAGAGCGAGATGAACGTGCTGATGGGCTTGGCCCCGCCGGTTTCCAGGCGGTAGACGCCAGAAGTGTCCCGCCCCCACAGCGTCGAGGTGTTCTTGCGGTCAAAGCCAAGCAACTCGCCGGTGCTGATGCCGTCAAACTGCGTGACGGTACCGTCACTGTTCACGCGGCTCAGGGCGCCGTATGCGGACAGCCACAGGGTGCCGTTGTCGCTGATGGCGGCGCTGCTGGCGGGCACGGTGGTTTCGACCTTCGTGGCCTGCTGCGTGGTTGTCTCAATCCGGTAGATGCCGCCGGGGTACCCGGGCACGATGAGCGCGAGCTGCTGCCGGTTCGGGCTGAAGAAGAAGTTCTGGTTCCCGTAGAACGACCCCGCCGAGCCCAGGTTCAGGTTGACGGGTGTGATCTCTCCGGTCGCGGTCGTCCAGGTGTTCAGGGAGGATGTGACGGCTCCCGCGCTGTAGGTGCTGCGCACGAACCACACGCGGCCCTGACTGTCCGTGGTGTTGCTCATGGTCTGCACACTGCCCAGCTGAGGGGTGGGCAGTGTGGTGACGGCCCCCTCATCGGACACCAGCGTGGCCACATCCTGGCCGAGCACCAACACGCCTCCGTCGGTTTGAATGAAGCGCGGGCTGGAGTATCCCGACGTTGGCGCTGACACGCTTGTCAGCGCCTGCCCACTGGCGCTCACGCGGGTCACTTTGATCCGGTACTGGTTTGTGGCGCTGTCGAATGCGCCGTCCGTGGCGACCCACGCACCTGCAGTGGCCTGCGTGACCCCCAGCACCGCACCTGACACAGGAAGGCTGGCACGGGCAGGGCGGACACTCAGAGTCGCTGTCGGGGAGCTGTACTGGCCCAGATCTGGGCTGCTCACCTTGATGGTCGAGTTGCCCAGCGCCGCGTCGACGCTGGCCTGCACGGGCACCATGACCTGAGTGGACGCGCCTGGCGTGACCACGACGGTCTTGGGCGTAGCGGTCACGCCAGCTGGCAGGTCGGTCAGGGTGACGGTGGTGGAGCCGCTGAAGCCGTTGCTGGTGGAGACCGTGACGGGGACGCTGGCCGACTCACCCTGAGAGACAGAGAGCCCGTAGCCACTGAATGACAGGTTGACGGTAGGGGCATTCACGGTCAGTTTCCCTGAAGCGCTCGCGGACTTGTCAGCGCTGGTCGCCGTGACGGTGATCGGATACGTGCCGGGTTTCACGCTTCCGTCTCCAACGACCTTCAGGGTGACGTACGACGCCCCATTCAGGTTGGTCGTGACGGGCTGAGTACTGAGTCCGGCAGGCAGGCCTGAGAGGGTGTACGTGACGCTTCCCGAGTAGTTGCCAATGCTGGATGCGTACACGTAGACGTCCTGCGAGCCGCTGGGATACATCTGGACGTCCGGTGGGGAGAGCATGATTGACAGGCCCGGCCGGGTGACGCTCACGCTGCTGTAGCCACCGCCCACCTGTTTGCCCGCCGCGTCCCGCGCCACGATCTGGAACGGCGTACCGCTCAGGTTACCCTCGCCGCTGTAATGGAAGGTCAGCGTGGTATCGAGGCGCTGCGGATTCAGACCCAGACGGCCCAGGTACGTGGCCGTCGCTCGTGCGTCCTGGCTGGTCAGGGTGGCCGCCGTCAGGTTGACAGTCTTGGGTTCAATGGTGAGGCCGGGCAGGTCGGTGCTCAGGCTGATCTGGCCGGTGTAACCGCCGTCCTGGTAGATCCGCGCTGCGACAGAAACGTCTGCGTCAGAGGTGAAATCGACCGAGCTGGCCAGGGTGATATTGACCTCTGGCGATGCCCGCACAGCTTTCAGGACGCTACGCGCGCCGCTGCCAAGGGTTTTGATCGTCAGTTGATCGTTGCTGCCGGCGTAC
This genomic interval carries:
- the gnd gene encoding phosphogluconate dehydrogenase (NAD(+)-dependent, decarboxylating), which gives rise to MRREGGGAALDVPRGCGRIVQHVEAGGRKRFHAGRTTMKLGMIGLGKMGGNMVLRLTQGGIEVTGYDRSEDSVAQIERQGARGARSMDDLIAALGEPGSRAVWVMVPAGKITQSVIDDLATRLAPGDIIIDGGNSNYKDSIRRAEELGAKGIHFVDVGTSGGVWGLKEGYAMMIGGAEEAVERLRPAFEALAPAADRGWGRMGPAGSGHYVKMVHNGIEYGMMQAYAEGFELMKAHQDFNLDMAQIAELWRHGSVVRSWLLDLTAEALQNKAEFEKLSDYVADSGEGRWTIIDSIELGVPTPVITLATQMRFRSQQEVSYAGQMLSAMRRAFGGHAVKTIESPRQEGLVPEVAPGDHPKVAAPENIGQTASAGEGSAAEQLGETGQQRVKGDA
- the mqnC gene encoding cyclic dehypoxanthinyl futalosine synthase, giving the protein MTAPAPTPAAGDLLPRAARGERLHHAEIEALYHQPLPDVAAVAHHLRLQRRDPDTVTFLIDRNINYTNICNVGCNFCAFYRTRRQKDSYTLDYEQISHKIRELEAVGGTRILLQGGVNPDLGLDYYTGLLRHVKAHHPTIRIDAFSPEEVLFMEKTFGLSLDALLDTLIDAGLDGLPGAGGEILEDDVRAKAAPARIRSEDWFRIIDAAQRKGLYTIATMVIGFGETYAQRASHLLKIREQQDKANRDYDGNGFSGFAMWTLQTEHTRLHGKAPGATAHEYLQQLAIARIALDNIPNIQASWPAQGFKVGQAALYYGANDLGSTMLEENVVSAAAGHDRHQATVRELIRIAVDAGFTPAIRNSRFQIIDWPDAQAILNRAPENPEGDRAVGSAG